The Salvia miltiorrhiza cultivar Shanhuang (shh) chromosome 1, IMPLAD_Smil_shh, whole genome shotgun sequence genome has a window encoding:
- the LOC130987590 gene encoding uncharacterized protein LOC130987590, with protein sequence MSPALTGIFSYEDFVKVHGVLLAASGLPQPLHRKLYQKLTAETFDGGNYFQVEPVEGDRQRRLVLTANYVGQHSDVFLVDHAWTFRLSDAYKQLQEVPGLVERMASLMCVDLDLNSEAEETGDEDDAKMSAAEVVEREFCRVKEEGAHSVRWLELEDLEMDDATLVSLDLPAKFPHLLALSLRGNKLENPEILFEVVSQFKSLRALWMNYNPALETGANDLEAHILGSCCELEIYNSQFTPKYGKWALGFCGGLYEKDNPGGSDESDHQLERVTSLDLSNRGIQNLITKAFSPTEMPMLSYLNLRGNTFYENLSSILLNHLRGFTKLTALEVDIPGPLGESAVDIIEALPTLSELNGLSTSKILESEKSVADSMLKPRLPEFNAEESLTDRVISAMWLYLMTYRLADEEKIDETSVWYVMDELGSALRHSDEANFRVSPFLYMPNGKLESAVSYSVLWPTKIIQRGDECTRDYLFGIGEERQRSARLTAWFHTPQNYFIREYEKFNTELNSRTFSPVLAKASATNSLLHGDRSVLKVYTDLHQVEEFLTRPEFVIISEPKDADIIWTSLQVDEEMKKAVGLNDQQYMNQFPFEACLVMKHHLAETVQKAHGAPHWLQPTYNLETHLTQLIGDCYTRERDGVDNLWILKPWNMARTIDTTVTHNLSAIIRLMETGPKICQKYIEHPALFKGKKFDLRYIVLVRSVNPLEIFLSEVFWVRLANNTYSLEKHSFFEYETHFTVMNYRGRLNHMNTPEFVKEFEQEHTVKWLDIHLRVKQMIRSVFEAAAAVHPEMHSPTSRAMYGVDVMLDCHYQPKLLEVTYCPDCTRACTYDTETIFGDGGVVKGSDFYNFVFGCLFLNETNHVSPL encoded by the exons ATGTCGCCCGCCCTCACCGGAATTTTCAGCTACGAGGATTTCGTTAAGGTCCACGGTGTCCTTCTCGCGGCGTCGGGTCTCCCGCAGCCTCTGCACCGGAAACTCTACCAGAAGCTCACGGCGGAGACTTTCGATGGCGGGAACTATTTTCAGGTGGAGCCCGTTGAGGGCGACAGGCAGAGGAGGCTTGTGTTGACGGCGAACTATGTCGGGCAACATTCCGATGTATTTCTGGTTGATCACGCCTGGACTTTTCGCCTCTCCGATGCTTATAAGCAG TTGCAGGAGGTTCCTGGATTGGTGGAGAGGATGGCGTCGTTGATGTGTGTTGACTTGGATTTGAATTCGGAGGCTGAGGAGACGGGTGATGAAGATGATGCTAAAATGAGTGCTGCAGAAGTAGTTGAGAGAGAGTTTTGTAGAGTTAAAGAAGAAGGCGCTCATTCTGTTAGGTGGTTGGAGCTCGAAGATCTTGAAATGGACGATGCTACGCTAGTTTCCCTTGATTTACCGGCTAAATTCCCT CATTTGCTTGCACTAAGCCTCCGTGGCAACAAGCTCGAGAATCCTGAGATTTTGTTTGAAGTGGTGTCTCAATTTAAATCTCTCAGAGCTCTGTGGATGAACTATAATCCTGCACTGGAAACTGG TGCAAATGACTTGGAAGCTCATATTCTAGGAAGCTGCTGTGAGCTGGAAATTTATAATTCCCAGTTCACTCCTAAGTATGGCAAGTGGGCCTTAGGATTCTGTGGAGGACTATACGAGAAAGACAATCCTGGAGGTTCTGATGAGAGTGATCATCAGTTGGAAAGAGTTACATCTCTTGACCTTTCAAATAGGGGCATCCAAAATCTTATCACTAAG GCCTTTTCTCCAACTGAAATGCCTATGCTATCATACTTGAATCTTCGTGGAAATACATTCTATGAGAACTTAAGCAGCATACTACTAAACCATCTTAGAGGATTTACCAAGCTAACTGCTTTGGAG GTGGATATTCCCGGCCCTCTTGGGGAGAGTGCTGTTGATATTATTGAAGCTCTCCCCACTCTCTCTGAGTTGAATGGTCTTAGTACTTCCAAGATCTTAGAATCTGAGAAGAGCGTTGCTGATTCAATGTTAAAACCCCGCCTCCCTGAGTTCAATGCTGAAGAATCTCTCACTGATCGTGTCATCAGTGCTATGTGGTTGTACCTAATGACATATCGGCTAGCTGATGAAGAAAAGATTGATGAAACTTCTGTTTG GTATGTGATGGATGAGCTCGGTTCAGCTTTGCGGCACAGTGATGAAGCCAATTTCAGAGTTTCACCTTTTCTGTACATGCCCAATGGTAAACTGGAGTCAGCTGTCAG TTACTCAGTTCTTTGGCCTACAAAAATCATACAACGAGGTGATGAATGCACTCGTGATTACCTGTTTGGCATTGGGGAGGAGCGGCAACGTTCTGCAAGGCTTACTGCCTGGTTCCATACCCCTCAAAACTATTTTATTAGA GAGTATGAAAAATTCAACACAGAATTGAACTCGAGAACATTTTCTCCGGTGCTAGCAAAGGCATCTGCAACCAACAGTCTGCTTCATGGTGATCGAAGTGTGTTGAAGGTTTACACTGATTTACATCAAGTGGAGGAATTTCTGACACGTCCAGAATTTGTGATCA TAAGTGAACCAAAGGACGCAGATATTATATGGACCAGTTTGCAAGTTGATGAGGAGATGAAGAAGGCTGTTGGACTGAATGATCAGCAATATATGAATCAATTTCCTTTTGAGGCTTGCCTTGTTATGAAACATCATCTGGCTGAAACTGTTCAGAAG GCTCATGGTGCTCCTCACTGGCTCCAGCCAACATATAATCTTGAAACACACCTTACTCAACTTATAGGAGACTGTTATACACGTGAAAGGGATGGAGTTGACAATTTGTGGATCCTAAAACCATGGAACATGGCAAGAACTATTGATACGACTGTCACTCATAATTTATCTGCGATTATCCGTCTCATGGAGACTGGCCCAAAAATATGTCAGAAGTACATCGAGCACCCTGCCTTATTCAAAGGGAAAAAGTTTGATCTGCGTTACATTGTCTTGGTGCGCAGTGTCAACCCTTTGGAGATATTCCTTTCAGAGGTCTTTTGG GTTAGGTTGGCAAATAACACATACTCTTTGGAGAAGCACAGTTTCTTTGAATACGAGACACATTTCACTGTTATG AATTACAGGGGAAGATTGAATCACATGAACACACCGGAGTTtgttaaagaatttgaacaagaACATACTG TAAAATGGTTGGATATCCATCTAAGAGTTAAACAGATGATAAGATCTGTTTTCGAGGCTGCTGCTGCAGTGCATCCAGAAATGCATAGTCCAACATCTAGAGCGATGTATGGGGTAGATGTCATGCTCGACTGCCACTATCAGCCTAAATTACTGGAG GTAACGTATTGCCCTGACTGTACTCGCGCGTGCACATATGATACTGAAACCATATTTGGGGACGGAGGCGTAGTGAAAGGAAGTGACTTCTACAACTTTGTGTTTGGTTGTCTCTTCCTTAATGAGACCAATCATGTATCCCCATTGTAA